A single genomic interval of Penaeus vannamei isolate JL-2024 chromosome 33, ASM4276789v1, whole genome shotgun sequence harbors:
- the LOC138867983 gene encoding uncharacterized protein, with protein sequence MAAAQTPSCHHRPDHATTDPTTPTPPQTPSRHHRPHHAATDPITPPQTPPRHHRPHHAATDPTTPPQTPPRHHRPHHATTDPITPPQTPPRHHRPHHATTDPTSPTNHETPLPGPPFQRILGAPKDTSSAV encoded by the coding sequence ACCCCATCATGCCACCACAGACCCGACCACGCCACCACAGACCCCACCACGCCCACGCCACCACAGACCCCATCACGCCACCACAGACCCCACCACGCCGCCACAGACCCCATCACGCCACCACAGACCCCACCACGCCACCACAGACCCCATCACGCCGCCACAGACCCCACCACGCCACCACAGACCCCACCACGCCACCACAGACCCCACCACGCCACCACAGACCCCATCACGCCGCCACAGACCCCACCACGCCACCACAGACCCCACCACGCCACCACAGACCCCACCTCACCCACTAATCACGAGACCCCACTCCCTGGACCCCCATTCCAGCGGATCCTAGGTGCGCCGAAGGACACCAGTTCGGCGGTTTAA